A genomic region of Metopolophium dirhodum isolate CAU chromosome 1, ASM1992520v1, whole genome shotgun sequence contains the following coding sequences:
- the LOC132932485 gene encoding uncharacterized protein LOC132932485, translating to MILDHATSSSSSTTSSPTSKFKRLPSATTKIINLPNEKIQSSTNLKIDALQGYKKGTSASEAVTKAQLESTRRSIEYRITQEAKITRHLFAAHNNVGDIDKIMNDEQINDMPKLNLEDFQDFDTQLKTNLELIKKLKCFMLINIKSGLKVTENLTAVMPRIMSKDVQLLFSGFGRETNGCKKLNFSATQTYKYLLEVITTKDPNLKIKDISSQLSRWFSGAKDREGGKKERQYYKMKKSSESTEDKIQ from the exons atgattttagacCATGCTACAAGTTCTAGTTCATCAACCACATCATCACCcacatcaaaatttaaaaggtTGCCATCAGcaacaacaaaaattattaatttaccaaaTGAAAAGATACAGTCTTCCACAAATTTAAAGATTGATGCACTTCAAGGTTATAAAAAAG gTACGTCAGCTTCAGAAGCAGTTACTAAAGCTCAATTAGAATCTACCAGACGAAGTATAGAGTACAGAATAACACAAGAGGCCAAAATAACGAGACACTTGTTTGCAGCCCATAATAATGTTGgagatattgataaaataatgaatgatgAACAAATAAATGACATGCCTAAATTGAATTTGGAAGATTTTCAGGATTTTGATACTCAATTGAAAACTAACCTGGAGCTAATAAAGAAACTG aaatgttttaTGTTGATAAACATCAAAAGTGGATTGAAAGTGACAGAGAATTTAACTGCGGTTATGCCGCGTATAATGTCTAaagatgttcaacttttattcaGTGGTTTTGGGAGAGAGACCAATGGTTgtaaaaaactgaatttttcGGCAACACAGACATACAAATACTtactag aAGTCATTACTACTAAAGATCCGAATCTAAAAATCAAGGATATATCAAGTCAATTAAGTCGATGGTTTTCGGGCGCCAAAGATCGGGAAGGTGGGAAGAAAGAaaggcaatattataaaatgaagaaATCCAGCGAAAGTACAGAagataaaattcaataa